The genomic window CCAGCCAACTCCCCCCCCCCTCCTTTAGCGACAGTTCCAACTGCTGATGTAGCAGGTCGAAGTTGAATTCGACAGATACCGCTGATTTGCCCGGTAAGCTGCCGCGCTGGCAAGCGAATGCTCGGCCATCAAAATCGAAGTGGGCACAGTGCAAGCCTAGGTTCCGCCACATCCGCCCCTGAATACTCAGTTCGCCCAAGGTGAGATCAGCACCACCCCCGAGAGGGAATGTGAGTCGCACATCGCGCGCAGAAAACGTGTCCGCACTGATGTCGGCGATACTCAAAGCAAGACTGGCAGCATGGACGACTGAAGTGGCAGCCGACCAGACAAGCAGGAATAGCAGCCAACGCAAGTAAGTAAACATGGATCCATCTTACCCAAGATGACCGACGCATGAACCGAGAAATGGGTCAAACAATCGGACAGAAAAAAATCCCCTCACTTTTTCTTGACACATTTTTGAAAAACCATATAATGCGCGCACTTCGTTGTTACGGAGTGATTCGCGGGAATAGCTCAGTTGGTAGAGCGATACCTTGCCAAGGTATAGGTCGAGAGTTCGAGTCTCTTTTCCCGCTCCAAATTACTTGGGAAAGCTTAACGGCTTTCCCAAAAGTTTTTCTAGCAGTACTCTCTGCGGTGCGATAGCAAAGCGGTTATGCCCCGGATTGCAAATCCGGTTAGCCCAGTTCGACTCTGGGTCGCACCTCCAAAAACTCAATATCCAAGATAACGCCTCCGCTCAGCGCGTCACACCGATACATCCTCTGTAAAGTACGCTCCCTCAATCTCTAACAACAGATCAGAGCGGCAAATGTCCGAATGTAAATAAACCACGCTCGCTCTATCACCAAACTCTTCCCGAACCTTGGCTTTCACCATCGCCAAGTGCTCCAGATGGCGCAAGTACACCTTGAGCAAGATACGCCCATGGGTCACATCGTAGAGAGGGATCTGCTGAAACAGCGTGCGCACATTCAATAACGTCTCACCAGCCTGCTTTTCAGCATCGCCTTGATGAACCGTCTCATAGCCGACAATACTCGCCGTACCTGAGATAAAGAAACACTGCTGACCACTCAGTGTCGCAGACAAAGCTCTCACAAAAATTGGGCTGCGCGGGCCAAATAGCTGCGGGTAGTGATAAGCACTGGTTTGACGCGGATTCTCCACTGCCTTGCCTGGTTGCTTGGCAGCCATGAAATATACCGTAAGCCCGCCACTCTTACTTCCCAACACGCTTGCAGCCGGAATACTTTCCTCGTTGATACTACGCGCACTAGCGACGAAAGCCTCATGCCGCCCGACATTGAAGCCGCGATAGCGCTCCAAACCATTTTCATCCTCAGTGATCTTGGGAAAATAGTGCCAGACTCGCAACAGACTAGGATAAGCGTGATGATCGAGAAAGCTGAAGATGCGCATATACGCCTGCTTAGCTAACATTTGCATGGTCTCATCTGAACTCTGCGGCAAGATCACGCTACCAAAAAGGACATTGCCATCCGTCGCCCCGCAGACACCCTCATAGTCACAGGAGCTGACCTGCGCACTACTAACCCAAACCTCTAAACTGGTGCCCGCTTCATCTAAGACTGGAATATCGATCCAAAGCGGAGAGCGCGCCGTCGCCGGTAGCTCAATCGGATAGCCAAAGCCGATCACTCCCAATACGTGCCCCTCATGCCTACCGAGATAGTCTTTGATCGTAAAGGGAGTTAAATAGTCCAGCCCAAATTTCATCGCACAACCCGAGTCCACTGCCTCAACTTATCTAAGAGATGCCGACACTGAGATGTGCCAGCTGCCTCGCTATAGGCTAATCAACCGTGCAACGAGTTAAGCTGCTTGGCAATAATATCGTGATTCAGCCACAGCACCGGAGCTGCTGGATTAGATGTTTCGTGGAACATCAATGGACCGGTCCCTTCTAGCACCAAAGCACTTAGCAAGTCCGTCACCAAACTTTTCCGATCCTTGTGCATCTGGGTGATCTCCTCCGAAGTGCCGATCATCAGATTCGCCAGCTCAGCAGAGTTATCCATCGGCCACGCAGGATAGTTACGGAACGACTTCATCACGTCATTGGCATTGTATGCGTCGATCTTCTGCAATAGGTCTTCCAACGAAGTACCTTCTTCCAACAGATCGCGACAGGCTTGCCATTGCTCGTCAGCCCACGCCCCCCCACCCTCTTTCTTAAGTGCGATGAGCAGCGGGAAAAGCGAAAGCTCGACACCCACAAAGATATCGGACGAGTTGGTGCGTATCTCAGGACAGTTATAGACCGTGGCCTTGATGCCCTGCGCCCAAGCGGCTTCGGCAACACGTTCGAGGCGCATCTTGGCCTGCCCTTGGGTATAGCTGGTGTAAGTCTGCCACTGATATTCGCCGTCAAGCAGAATCTCGGTACCGTGGTAGCCATAGGCGGTGTAGCGAATTTGCCCCCCTGTCGCTTCCAAGCGGTTACGAATAGCCGCGCTACCTTCGATCAGATACTGGAAAGTATTGGCCGTAACCTCGTCAAAATTCATGAGGATGAGCTTACCAAGGTCGCTGTCAAGCAGCGCCCGAGTGGACATGAAGCGATCTCCACGCCCCTTATAGATACGATTAGCGATCGCAAGAAATACTTTTACCTTGGGGATACCACCAGCCATGGTGTGGGCGAAAAAGACGTTGCTGCCATCAGCGATCATCCCTTCCAACTCACCCATCACTTGCGCGACTGAGTCCTTGAACCGGTTGACGCCAACCGCGCGACATTTTTCGATATGCGCCCAGTCCAGCTTATCGTCTTGCCAGCCCTTGAGCGTCATGTCGGCGATGAGGTCCGTCGGCGTAAGCTCGCCTGTCGGTGCGTCCAGATCAAAACCTGCCATCAGCGGCACGTTGATGATACGCCCCCCCAGATTAGCCTCTGCGGTTGCAAGCTCTTCATCGGTCAAAGCACGCAGTACGTTATTCTCATCACGCCGACCAACGGTAATACCGATAATAGTCATGCCAGCATTACGAGCTTCATTGATCAGGCCATTGGCATATCCTCGGCCAAACAGTTCGCCGAAAAGTACGAAGACATCACCCTTGCGAAAGATGTTGCCCTGTGGAATATTTCTCAGCGGTGTAAGTGCGGTCATTGAAACGATCTCCAATCAGTGGTTGTGTTCAGTTACTGGAGGCGGATTGTATCAAGTTAAGCCGCTCTGCATGCAGTCTGGCAATAGAAAGGGCGCACGACTCGGTGCGCCCTACGCTGTGAAGCAAACAAATTACATATAGCTAAACAGCGACAACCCCGACACTTGAACAAACGATTTCTGTGCTGCTTGCAGCGAAAGTTGCTGCTGGCTCAGGTCACTCATAGCCTTATTGTAATCAAGATCCTGCAACTGCGAGAGCGTCTGCTGGAATTGCAAAGCCAAGCTATCGCCACTAGCCTTGAGCGAATCAGCCTCATTCATCCGAGCCCCTACCGAGGCACGCACGGTCAACACTTTGTTCAATGCATTATCCAGACCGCTCAATGCGTCAGCCACACTCTGACTGACTGCCGCCGATGTGCTGGGAATGCCTGCAACGATAGGTTGCTTAAGTGCATTGATGAGGTTAGTCATAGTCTGAAATGCGCTTTGGTTGGTACTAGGCGCGACTGTGAAGGTGTCACCATTGGCGGGCGCCCCACTGATGCTCATCTGCAAACCATCAAAAGTGATAGCCTGCCCACTGACGTAAGCGGCCCCCGTCGCTGGCAATGCAGGCAATACCTGAGTCGGGGGCGCTGCCGTGGTATTAGTAACAGTATAGGTCGTTACTCCGGCAGCCACGGTGAATGCGACTTGATAGTTCGCACCGGTAAGGGAAGCCGGATTGATGACCTGACCGACATTAGCAACTCCAGATCCGGTATTCGCTACGCTAGGTGTAAACGAAACTGTACCATTACCATTCTTTACGCGCATAAAGACATCAGATCCCGGATCGGTAGAGGCTAGCTGGCGAGATGAGCTCACTTGTACCAATCGCTGTCCGTCATCACCGAAATATTGGACCCCAGCTGCAGTATTGACGAAGGGAATCGTCGAGCCCTGAAAGCCCGAGAACAAATACGTGCCCGCACCATCGGTACTATTGGCTTGCCCGACCAACTCCTGCAATTGCCCCTCTAAATCGCTAGCCATCGCCAAGCGTTCAGCATTAGAGAGGATGGTATTCCCCGCCGCCGTAGCTACAGAGCGCATGCTTTGGTAAAGAAAACTGACATTTTGCAAGGCACCATCCACCAGAGAAAGCGTATTAATCGCTGATGTTC from Ferriphaselus amnicola includes these protein-coding regions:
- the flgL gene encoding flagellar hook-associated protein FlgL, with the translated sequence MRISTSSIYDSNVALLNQQQSKLFQTQQQIATGRRMVTPADDPASAARALEVGQSDSMNTQYATNRTSAINTLSLVDGALQNVSFLYQSMRSVATAAGNTILSNAERLAMASDLEGQLQELVGQANSTDGAGTYLFSGFQGSTIPFVNTAAGVQYFGDDGQRLVQVSSSRQLASTDPGSDVFMRVKNGNGTVSFTPSVANTGSGVANVGQVINPASLTGANYQVAFTVAAGVTTYTVTNTTAAPPTQVLPALPATGAAYVSGQAITFDGLQMSISGAPANGDTFTVAPSTNQSAFQTMTNLINALKQPIVAGIPSTSAAVSQSVADALSGLDNALNKVLTVRASVGARMNEADSLKASGDSLALQFQQTLSQLQDLDYNKAMSDLSQQQLSLQAAQKSFVQVSGLSLFSYM
- a CDS encoding enoyl ACP reductase FabMG family protein, translating into MTALTPLRNIPQGNIFRKGDVFVLFGELFGRGYANGLINEARNAGMTIIGITVGRRDENNVLRALTDEELATAEANLGGRIINVPLMAGFDLDAPTGELTPTDLIADMTLKGWQDDKLDWAHIEKCRAVGVNRFKDSVAQVMGELEGMIADGSNVFFAHTMAGGIPKVKVFLAIANRIYKGRGDRFMSTRALLDSDLGKLILMNFDEVTANTFQYLIEGSAAIRNRLEATGGQIRYTAYGYHGTEILLDGEYQWQTYTSYTQGQAKMRLERVAEAAWAQGIKATVYNCPEIRTNSSDIFVGVELSLFPLLIALKKEGGGAWADEQWQACRDLLEEGTSLEDLLQKIDAYNANDVMKSFRNYPAWPMDNSAELANLMIGTSEEITQMHKDRKSLVTDLLSALVLEGTGPLMFHETSNPAAPVLWLNHDIIAKQLNSLHG
- a CDS encoding chorismate transformation enzyme, FkbO/Hyg5 family, with amino-acid sequence MKFGLDYLTPFTIKDYLGRHEGHVLGVIGFGYPIELPATARSPLWIDIPVLDEAGTSLEVWVSSAQVSSCDYEGVCGATDGNVLFGSVILPQSSDETMQMLAKQAYMRIFSFLDHHAYPSLLRVWHYFPKITEDENGLERYRGFNVGRHEAFVASARSINEESIPAASVLGSKSGGLTVYFMAAKQPGKAVENPRQTSAYHYPQLFGPRSPIFVRALSATLSGQQCFFISGTASIVGYETVHQGDAEKQAGETLLNVRTLFQQIPLYDVTHGRILLKVYLRHLEHLAMVKAKVREEFGDRASVVYLHSDICRSDLLLEIEGAYFTEDVSV